In Betaproteobacteria bacterium, the following proteins share a genomic window:
- a CDS encoding glycine zipper 2TM domain-containing protein → MNAKSISTILAAAAAMALAGCAYPGRGSADYRGYQTRTEQSVRFGVVESVRPVHIDAADTGVGAVTGATLGGIAGSTVGGGSGSVAAAVAGAVVGGIIGYNIEKDANARGGIEITVLLDGGQYIAVVQEADESFRVGDRVRILSGQGTSRVAH, encoded by the coding sequence ATGAACGCGAAATCGATCTCGACGATACTTGCCGCAGCGGCAGCGATGGCGCTGGCCGGATGCGCTTATCCCGGCCGCGGCAGCGCCGACTACCGCGGCTACCAGACCCGGACCGAGCAGAGCGTGCGATTCGGCGTCGTCGAATCGGTGCGCCCGGTGCACATCGACGCGGCCGACACCGGCGTCGGTGCCGTCACCGGGGCGACCCTCGGTGGAATTGCCGGCAGCACGGTCGGTGGCGGCAGCGGCTCCGTGGCCGCCGCCGTCGCAGGCGCCGTGGTGGGCGGCATCATCGGCTACAACATCGAGAAGGACGCGAACGCCCGCGGCGGCATCGAGATCACGGTGCTCCTCGACGGCGGCCAGTACATCGCCGTCGTGCAGGAAGCCGACGAGAGCTTCCGCGTTGGCGACCGAGTGCGCATCCTCTCGGGCCAGGGAACCTCGCGCGTCGCGCACTGA
- a CDS encoding glycosyltransferase family 9 protein, which translates to MRLLVVRQDNIGDLVVTTPVFAALRSRFPHARIEALVNGYSAPILAHHPDVDAVHAYTKDKHLAAGESRPSNWLARISLLLTLRRARFDIVLLASPGYRPRLVTMARILSPRKIASFVPRGNHPADIDFPVDFPGPAGLHHLEETFRILEPLGIPGPPPAPRLGFAIAPRDPALPIIIGIHVSARRLSQRWPEARFVELMRNLHESTGASFRLFWAPGAEDDPRHPGDDHKAQRIVQAAAGVPLEPVPTQVLGNLAEGIAGCDAVVCSDGGAMHIAAAMRKPVVCLFGVTDPAEWGPWGVPSRVVRPASRDVRDAGVAQVQQAFLDLAREAGLLS; encoded by the coding sequence GTGAGGCTGCTCGTCGTCCGGCAGGACAACATCGGCGACCTGGTCGTGACCACGCCGGTGTTCGCTGCCCTGCGGTCCCGCTTCCCCCACGCTCGCATCGAGGCGCTCGTCAATGGCTACAGCGCGCCCATCCTCGCCCATCACCCCGACGTGGATGCCGTGCACGCCTATACGAAGGACAAGCACCTGGCCGCGGGCGAGTCGCGTCCGTCGAACTGGCTCGCGCGGATCTCGCTGTTGCTCACGCTTCGGCGCGCGAGGTTTGACATCGTGCTGCTCGCGTCCCCGGGCTATCGCCCGCGGCTGGTGACGATGGCCCGGATACTGTCGCCACGCAAGATCGCCTCGTTCGTGCCCAGGGGCAACCATCCCGCGGACATCGATTTCCCGGTCGATTTTCCCGGCCCTGCGGGGCTGCACCACCTGGAGGAGACCTTCCGCATCCTCGAACCTCTCGGGATCCCGGGACCGCCACCGGCGCCACGCCTGGGATTCGCGATTGCGCCACGCGATCCTGCCTTGCCCATCATCATCGGCATCCATGTGAGCGCAAGACGGCTCAGCCAGCGCTGGCCCGAGGCGCGATTTGTCGAGCTGATGCGCAACCTCCATGAAAGCACGGGCGCGAGCTTTCGCCTTTTCTGGGCGCCCGGTGCCGAGGACGATCCGCGCCATCCGGGCGATGACCACAAGGCGCAGCGGATCGTGCAGGCGGCTGCGGGCGTGCCGCTCGAGCCTGTCCCCACGCAGGTCCTGGGCAATCTGGCCGAAGGCATCGCCGGATGCGACGCGGTGGTTTGCTCCGACGGCGGCGCGATGCACATCGCGGCAGCGATGCGAAAGCCGGTCGTGTGCCTGTTCGGCGTGACCGATCCCGCGGAATGGGGGCCCTGGGGCGTCCCGAGCCGCGTGGTTCGACCCGCCTCGCGCGATGTTCGCGACGCGGGCGTCGCGCAGGTGCAGCAAGCCTTCCTCGACCTCGCACGCGAGGCCGGACTCCTGTCCTAG
- a CDS encoding zinc-ribbon domain-containing protein, whose amino-acid sequence MLVTTCKNCGARFRVTPEQLNLRQGQVRCGQCEEVFNGFESLERFPGDDTGARLLAVRAAKGTHPGPAAELANLDLGQRARPGSPAPQPSQRLPAPPATVDLRDIPDLPDVLDLPLEPHAVVEPVAKGPAPDKPTPVAPTPLSRIPDLSPEPSSPPPQARPSRAWAFGAVFLSLLLALQLAYAFRAPLARQYPVLRPYLESACATAGCTVPWINEEAALKLEDSELLEVPGKPGQIALQARIRNLAPSAQEFPHLELTLTDVTGQTAVRRVLRPADYLGRAPAVGEVMAPGSEALLSVRLETGRIRPTGYELLLFYP is encoded by the coding sequence ATGCTCGTCACCACATGCAAGAACTGCGGCGCGCGTTTTCGCGTGACGCCGGAGCAGCTGAACCTGCGGCAGGGGCAGGTGCGCTGCGGGCAATGCGAGGAGGTCTTCAACGGCTTCGAGTCGCTGGAGCGTTTCCCCGGCGACGATACCGGCGCGCGGCTGCTCGCCGTGCGCGCGGCGAAGGGAACCCATCCCGGTCCCGCCGCCGAACTGGCCAACCTCGACCTCGGCCAGCGCGCGCGCCCGGGGTCGCCTGCGCCCCAACCCTCGCAGCGGTTGCCGGCGCCGCCAGCGACCGTCGATTTGCGGGATATCCCGGACCTTCCCGACGTGCTGGACCTGCCGCTGGAACCCCATGCCGTCGTGGAGCCGGTGGCAAAAGGGCCGGCACCCGACAAGCCGACGCCGGTGGCGCCGACGCCGCTGTCGCGAATCCCGGACCTGTCGCCCGAGCCCTCCTCGCCACCGCCGCAGGCTCGCCCATCGCGTGCGTGGGCCTTCGGCGCCGTGTTCCTGTCGCTCCTGCTCGCCTTGCAGCTCGCCTATGCCTTCCGCGCGCCTCTTGCGCGGCAATACCCGGTGCTTCGCCCCTACCTCGAGTCCGCGTGCGCAACCGCGGGATGTACCGTGCCATGGATTAACGAGGAGGCGGCGCTCAAGCTCGAGGATTCGGAGCTCCTCGAGGTGCCCGGCAAGCCGGGCCAGATCGCGCTGCAGGCGCGCATCCGCAACCTCGCGCCGTCGGCGCAGGAGTTCCCGCACCTGGAGCTCACCCTCACCGACGTCACCGGCCAGACCGCGGTTCGCCGGGTGTTGCGGCCCGCGGATTACCTGGGCCGCGCGCCGGCGGTGGGCGAGGTGATGGCTCCTGGATCGGAGGCGCTCCTGAGCGTGCGGCTGGAGACCGGCCGCATCCGGCCCACCGGATACGAGCTGCTGCTCTTCTATCCCTAG
- a CDS encoding carbohydrate kinase family protein codes for MSILVCGSIAYDTIMVFRDQFKNHILPDQIHILNVAFLVPDMRREYGGCAGNIAYGLKLLGEEPLVMATVGHDFGPYERRMDALGLSRKHVRQLDEHFTAQAFITTDINDNQITAFHPGAMSHSHENHIAEAAGVRLAIVSPDGRQGMVEHARDLARAKIPYVLDPGQGIPMFSGEDLIEMLSGARCLTLNDYEARLVEQKTGQTVAELSKRVEAVVVTGAAEGADIFSGGQQIHVPAVKADSLVDPTGCGDAFRSGLLYGMARGWDWRKCGRLASVMGSIKIAHRGGQNHRPAREAIERLFSEAFDESLS; via the coding sequence ATGTCGATCCTGGTATGCGGCTCAATCGCGTACGACACCATCATGGTGTTTCGCGACCAATTCAAGAACCACATCCTTCCGGACCAGATCCACATCCTGAACGTCGCCTTCCTGGTCCCCGACATGCGCCGCGAGTACGGCGGCTGCGCGGGCAACATCGCCTACGGACTGAAGCTCCTGGGCGAGGAGCCGCTCGTCATGGCGACGGTCGGGCACGACTTCGGTCCGTACGAGCGCCGGATGGATGCGCTGGGGCTTTCCAGGAAGCATGTTCGCCAGCTCGACGAGCACTTCACCGCGCAGGCCTTCATCACCACCGACATCAACGACAACCAGATCACGGCCTTTCACCCCGGCGCGATGTCGCATTCGCACGAAAATCACATTGCCGAAGCGGCCGGGGTGCGCCTGGCGATCGTCTCCCCGGATGGACGGCAGGGCATGGTCGAGCACGCCCGCGACCTCGCGCGCGCGAAGATCCCCTACGTGCTCGACCCGGGACAGGGCATTCCCATGTTCTCGGGTGAGGACCTCATCGAGATGCTCTCCGGCGCCCGCTGCCTCACGTTGAATGACTACGAGGCGCGGCTGGTCGAACAAAAAACCGGCCAGACGGTGGCGGAACTTTCGAAGCGGGTCGAGGCGGTGGTGGTGACCGGCGCGGCCGAGGGAGCCGATATCTTTTCCGGCGGTCAACAGATTCACGTTCCGGCCGTTAAGGCGGATAGCCTGGTCGATCCGACCGGGTGCGGGGATGCGTTTCGATCCGGCCTCCTGTACGGAATGGCGCGCGGATGGGATTGGCGCAAGTGCGGCCGGCTCGCTTCCGTGATGGGCTCGATCAAGATCGCCCACCGGGGGGGCCAGAACCACCGGCCTGCGCGGGAAGCGATCGAGCGCCTCTTTTCCGAGGCCTTCGACGAATCTCTGTCGTGA
- a CDS encoding O-antigen ligase family protein codes for MNATAAAGATASERICALAAAAFLVVAPVTASSGLRVALLAVAALALGHLAFHHGRDRLAPAPPTFVSIPLVLWAALATASLAWSVDPAYTRSELRAEIAYGALAFCVFYFAADGKNIRLWAAALLAGTAVLAVTDLARAFIAPNAASFNSGAGRFTTHLVLAAPFFMLLTVDRPAGFGKRPAILAGGIAVFFAAALASQNRIVWGAFLVSLAVLGGALVPSAPREFGRKALAALGILGAAIVILFGISMMKKVEVYTTARNAGESLERDVRPRFWAIATGAIADRPLAGHGFGRDIIAPRFRAEFGDTEGREFAAHGHNLFLNAAVSLGAAGLAALTILMAALALAHARNLARPATRIAGAIGLALVAGFLVKNLTDDFFNRHNALVFWALNGMLIGFGKRPASGP; via the coding sequence GTGAATGCGACAGCCGCTGCCGGAGCGACCGCGAGCGAGCGAATTTGCGCGCTGGCGGCAGCCGCCTTTCTCGTCGTCGCGCCGGTCACGGCATCCTCGGGGCTACGCGTTGCCCTGCTGGCCGTCGCGGCGCTGGCTCTCGGGCATCTTGCGTTTCACCACGGGCGCGACCGCCTGGCACCGGCACCGCCCACGTTCGTCTCGATCCCGCTCGTCCTTTGGGCCGCACTCGCGACGGCGTCGCTCGCCTGGAGCGTCGATCCCGCCTACACCCGGTCGGAGCTGCGCGCGGAGATCGCCTACGGGGCGCTCGCGTTCTGCGTATTTTATTTCGCCGCCGACGGGAAAAACATCCGGCTATGGGCCGCAGCGCTGCTCGCCGGCACCGCTGTGCTCGCGGTCACCGACCTGGCCCGCGCATTCATTGCGCCGAACGCCGCTTCATTCAACTCGGGCGCCGGTAGATTCACCACGCATCTCGTGCTCGCGGCGCCCTTCTTCATGTTGCTGACCGTCGATCGCCCCGCGGGCTTCGGAAAGCGCCCCGCGATTCTCGCCGGCGGCATCGCGGTGTTCTTCGCTGCGGCACTCGCCTCGCAGAACCGCATCGTGTGGGGGGCCTTTCTCGTGTCGCTGGCCGTTCTCGGGGGGGCGCTGGTGCCCAGCGCGCCGCGCGAGTTCGGCCGCAAGGCGCTCGCGGCACTGGGGATCCTCGGGGCCGCGATCGTGATTCTCTTCGGCATATCGATGATGAAGAAGGTGGAGGTTTACACCACCGCCAGGAACGCCGGGGAGAGCCTCGAGAGGGACGTCCGGCCCAGGTTCTGGGCCATCGCGACGGGTGCGATCGCCGACCGGCCGCTTGCCGGCCACGGATTCGGCCGCGACATCATCGCGCCCCGCTTTCGCGCCGAGTTTGGCGACACCGAAGGCAGGGAGTTCGCCGCCCATGGTCACAACCTGTTCCTGAACGCGGCTGTGTCGCTGGGCGCGGCGGGACTCGCGGCGCTCACGATACTGATGGCCGCGCTTGCGTTGGCGCATGCGCGCAACCTCGCGCGGCCCGCCACGCGCATTGCCGGCGCGATCGGTCTCGCGCTGGTCGCAGGATTCCTCGTCAAGAATCTCACCGACGACTTCTTCAATCGCCACAACGCGCTCGTCTTCTGGGCGCTGAACGGCATGCTGATCGGGTTCGGCAAGCGCCCTGCAAGCGGCCCGTGA
- a CDS encoding 1-acyl-sn-glycerol-3-phosphate acyltransferase, which yields MIPNRTPRLLRALRWTRLVVHLSAAFLTLRFLWPRAGAQRRHELAVRWAQDLLAILAIRVRCEGARAPHGRTGAMIASNHVSWADIFVIASVRHTRFIAKSEIRDWPLAGWLAQRSGTIFVRRARRHDTARIIALVHDALDEGECVALFPEGTTTQGDRLLKFHSSLFEPAVANRASVHPVAVRYESPDGALLRAAAYVGDLSFVQSLGLVIRTRETIAHLAFAEPIDTENLSRQDVAAEAHRRVASLLGLPTPDNSPGRAGGRPGERP from the coding sequence TTGATCCCCAACCGAACCCCGCGGCTGCTGCGTGCCCTGCGCTGGACGCGGCTCGTCGTGCACCTGAGCGCGGCGTTCCTCACCCTGCGCTTCCTCTGGCCCCGCGCCGGCGCGCAACGCCGCCACGAACTCGCCGTCCGGTGGGCTCAGGATCTCCTTGCGATCCTCGCGATCCGGGTCCGCTGCGAAGGCGCCAGGGCGCCGCACGGCCGCACCGGCGCCATGATCGCGTCCAATCATGTCTCCTGGGCGGACATCTTCGTCATTGCCTCGGTCCGGCACACGCGGTTCATCGCGAAGAGCGAGATCCGCGACTGGCCCTTGGCCGGCTGGCTCGCGCAGCGGTCCGGCACCATCTTCGTCCGCCGCGCGCGCCGTCACGACACCGCGCGCATCATCGCGCTCGTCCACGACGCGCTGGACGAGGGGGAATGCGTGGCGCTCTTCCCGGAAGGCACGACGACGCAGGGAGACCGGCTCCTCAAGTTCCACAGCTCGCTCTTCGAGCCGGCGGTGGCCAACCGGGCGAGTGTCCACCCCGTGGCGGTGCGCTACGAGAGCCCCGATGGCGCATTGCTTCGCGCGGCGGCCTACGTGGGTGACCTTTCGTTCGTCCAGTCGCTCGGGCTCGTCATCCGCACGCGCGAAACGATCGCGCACCTGGCTTTCGCCGAGCCGATCGACACCGAAAACCTGTCGCGCCAGGACGTGGCTGCCGAAGCGCACCGTCGCGTGGCTAGTCTTCTGGGCCTGCCGACTCCGGACAATTCGCCTGGTAGAGCCGGCGGTCGCCCAGGCGAACGGCCGTAA
- a CDS encoding symmetrical bis(5'-nucleosyl)-tetraphosphatase, which translates to MAIYAIGDLQGCLEPLERLVDSLAFDPARDRLWFVGDLVNRGPDSLGCLRFVKRLGPAAVAVLGNHDFHLLCVAEGIQKPRRRDTLEDVLAAPDRDELLDWLRHRPLMHVEGAFAMVHAGLVPEWSITKARSLAGEVEAVLQGPQWHPFLANLYGNEPARWDDTLSGGDRLRAIVNSMTRLRLCTADGAMDLAFQGEPGEAHRDLIPWFDMPARRSATHTIVCGHWSVQGLRLRDKVLSLDSGCVWGRELTAVRLGDRRLYQANCPESAGPED; encoded by the coding sequence ATGGCCATTTACGCGATCGGCGACTTGCAAGGATGCCTCGAACCCCTCGAGCGCCTCGTGGATTCGCTGGCGTTCGATCCCGCCCGCGACCGTCTCTGGTTCGTGGGCGATCTGGTGAATCGCGGACCCGACTCGCTGGGCTGCCTCCGATTCGTGAAACGCCTGGGGCCGGCCGCCGTCGCGGTCCTTGGCAACCACGATTTTCACCTGCTCTGCGTCGCCGAGGGGATCCAGAAGCCCCGGCGGCGCGACACCCTCGAGGACGTGCTTGCCGCCCCGGACCGCGACGAGCTCCTGGACTGGCTTCGCCATCGTCCCCTCATGCATGTCGAGGGCGCCTTCGCGATGGTGCACGCCGGCCTGGTGCCTGAATGGTCGATCACGAAAGCTCGCTCGCTCGCGGGCGAGGTCGAGGCCGTGCTGCAGGGGCCGCAGTGGCATCCCTTCCTCGCGAACCTCTACGGCAACGAACCCGCGCGCTGGGACGACACGCTTTCGGGCGGCGATCGCCTGCGAGCGATCGTCAACTCGATGACGCGTCTTCGCCTGTGCACGGCGGACGGGGCCATGGATCTCGCATTCCAGGGAGAGCCGGGGGAAGCGCACCGCGACCTCATCCCGTGGTTCGACATGCCGGCGCGCCGAAGCGCCACGCACACCATCGTCTGCGGACACTGGTCGGTGCAGGGCCTGCGCCTGCGCGACAAGGTTCTTTCCCTCGACAGTGGTTGTGTCTGGGGCCGCGAGCTTACGGCCGTTCGCCTGGGCGACCGCCGGCTCTACCAGGCGAATTGTCCGGAGTCGGCAGGCCCAGAAGACTAG
- a CDS encoding cytochrome c5 family protein, which yields MSNAHHSDTADANPESHPVKLAISVVLGAVSLIVGIILVAQFAIGAYGNRSLENDPAMAPEALARRIAPVARLQVEGASPIAPAPQGPKVAAVVAAPAKGGKADGKKVYDTTCMVCHATGVAGAPKIGDKAAWAPRVKTGNDALYASALKGKAAMPPRGGNASLGDDEVKAAVDYMVAGSK from the coding sequence ATGTCCAACGCCCATCACTCCGACACCGCCGACGCAAACCCCGAATCGCACCCTGTGAAGCTCGCCATCTCGGTGGTCCTCGGCGCGGTCTCGCTCATCGTGGGCATCATCCTGGTCGCGCAGTTCGCGATCGGCGCGTATGGCAACCGCTCGCTGGAGAACGATCCCGCCATGGCGCCCGAGGCACTCGCACGGCGAATCGCCCCTGTAGCCAGGCTGCAGGTCGAAGGCGCTTCCCCGATCGCCCCGGCCCCGCAGGGCCCCAAGGTTGCCGCCGTAGTGGCGGCGCCGGCCAAGGGCGGCAAGGCCGACGGCAAGAAGGTTTACGACACCACCTGCATGGTATGCCACGCGACCGGCGTGGCCGGCGCGCCTAAAATTGGCGACAAGGCCGCGTGGGCCCCTCGCGTCAAGACCGGGAACGACGCGCTTTACGCGAGCGCGCTCAAGGGCAAGGCCGCGATGCCGCCCAGGGGAGGCAATGCCTCGCTGGGCGACGATGAAGTGAAGGCCGCTGTCGATTACATGGTCGCCGGCTCGAAGTAG
- a CDS encoding DUF1631 domain-containing protein encodes MASTSPNNVVSLDAHPRARARPTPQESAGLLTDCRDLALRRIVPALAGVLDRVEDELFNLAEGAQDREAQNLYLDARSQARSRRPSIEAVFRRQFLELFNRKVRGDVDKAPAANAPVALALVDEEELEQVLAIQGMAGRLKAACEGELGALSQRFGFLLERSELADESNPMSPETVCGALKDACDEIEAGWKVRLTLLRVLEGQVAVELRRVYHELNAHLVERRILPEIRPTFRRNPSLPAREAPAGAAASDPYAALAQLLGAMSRPAQSPAASPDASPVSPATRGFVRSLTGLQQGAPGAQAAAGQFSNVIRDIKATRDPDSFAGMDAMTIDIVAMLFDFIFEDRQIPVAVKAMLGRLQIPTLKVALLDRAFFSSRAHPARQLLDRMARAAIGLDESSARGAATLAKLDEVVGHVLRDFDDDPALFTSLAGEMEVFLAQQDEAEDAIARRTARLVEERERHEIARVLAEEEVDRRLAAREWVPEAVRAMLEDVWVRALVGTHVLHGEGSSPWEAMLATVDELLWSVEPKSRAEDRRRLVAGIPALLRRVQEGMSLAGVDEAMREAFLGALVDCHADAVRTGLRGTGLTGQPRSGEPAPARPLAVPSIEREIIPAGDIHVEEIRLRSPRGQPPVRNVFTRTGIWTHVKRHTWVEFRRDGAPSLRARLTWISPAKGVYLFTNSNSSAAISVSPEALAEQMRRGEARIVDDAPLVDRAVDSMLASLREGAA; translated from the coding sequence ATGGCGAGCACCTCCCCGAACAACGTCGTTTCCCTCGACGCGCATCCGCGCGCGCGTGCGCGTCCGACGCCGCAGGAATCCGCGGGTCTGCTCACCGATTGCCGCGACCTGGCGCTCCGGCGCATCGTGCCGGCCCTGGCCGGTGTGCTCGACCGCGTCGAGGATGAACTCTTCAACCTGGCCGAGGGCGCGCAGGATCGCGAGGCGCAGAACCTCTACCTGGACGCGCGTTCGCAGGCGCGCAGCCGCCGCCCTTCCATCGAGGCCGTCTTCCGCCGCCAGTTCCTCGAGCTCTTCAACCGGAAGGTCCGGGGAGACGTGGATAAAGCGCCCGCCGCGAATGCCCCGGTGGCGCTCGCCCTCGTGGACGAGGAGGAGCTCGAACAGGTGCTCGCGATCCAGGGAATGGCCGGCCGGCTCAAGGCGGCATGCGAAGGCGAGCTTGGCGCGCTCTCGCAGCGCTTCGGATTCCTGCTGGAAAGGTCCGAGCTTGCGGACGAATCCAATCCCATGAGCCCGGAGACCGTGTGCGGCGCGCTCAAGGATGCGTGCGACGAGATCGAGGCCGGTTGGAAGGTACGGCTCACGCTCCTGCGTGTGCTCGAGGGCCAGGTGGCGGTGGAGCTTCGCCGCGTTTACCACGAGCTGAACGCCCACCTCGTCGAGCGCCGGATCCTGCCGGAAATCAGGCCCACGTTCCGGCGCAATCCGTCCCTGCCGGCGCGTGAGGCACCGGCGGGCGCGGCCGCCTCCGACCCGTATGCCGCGTTGGCGCAATTGCTGGGCGCGATGTCCCGGCCCGCGCAGTCCCCGGCGGCCTCGCCCGATGCGTCACCGGTCTCGCCGGCGACGCGCGGGTTCGTGCGGTCGCTGACCGGACTGCAGCAAGGCGCCCCGGGGGCGCAAGCCGCGGCCGGGCAGTTCTCCAACGTGATCCGCGACATCAAGGCCACGCGCGACCCGGATTCCTTCGCCGGCATGGACGCGATGACGATCGACATCGTGGCGATGCTCTTCGACTTCATCTTCGAGGACCGCCAGATCCCGGTGGCCGTGAAGGCCATGCTGGGGCGCCTGCAGATCCCGACGCTCAAGGTGGCGCTGCTTGACCGGGCGTTCTTCTCCTCGCGCGCCCATCCGGCGCGCCAGCTGCTCGATCGGATGGCGCGTGCCGCCATCGGGCTGGACGAGTCGAGCGCGCGCGGCGCAGCCACGCTCGCCAAGCTGGATGAAGTGGTGGGCCACGTGCTGCGCGACTTCGATGACGATCCTGCGCTCTTCACGAGTCTCGCGGGCGAAATGGAAGTCTTCCTCGCGCAGCAGGACGAGGCGGAGGACGCGATCGCCCGGCGCACGGCGCGGCTGGTCGAGGAGCGCGAGCGCCACGAGATCGCGCGCGTCCTCGCCGAGGAGGAGGTGGACCGCCGCCTCGCCGCGCGCGAATGGGTGCCGGAAGCGGTGCGGGCCATGCTCGAGGACGTGTGGGTCCGCGCGCTCGTGGGTACGCACGTGCTGCACGGCGAAGGCTCGTCGCCGTGGGAAGCCATGCTCGCAACCGTGGACGAGTTGCTCTGGAGCGTGGAGCCCAAGTCGCGAGCGGAGGATCGGCGCCGCCTCGTCGCCGGGATTCCGGCGCTTCTGCGCAGGGTGCAGGAGGGCATGTCGCTTGCGGGCGTCGACGAGGCGATGCGCGAGGCCTTCCTTGGCGCGCTGGTCGATTGCCACGCCGATGCGGTGAGAACGGGGCTGCGCGGAACGGGGCTCACGGGGCAGCCGCGTTCCGGAGAGCCCGCCCCTGCGCGCCCGCTGGCCGTGCCCTCGATCGAGCGGGAGATCATCCCGGCCGGTGACATCCATGTCGAGGAAATCCGCCTGCGCAGCCCGCGCGGGCAACCTCCGGTGCGCAACGTGTTCACGCGCACTGGCATCTGGACCCATGTGAAGCGCCACACCTGGGTCGAATTCCGACGCGATGGCGCACCGTCACTGCGGGCGAGGCTGACCTGGATCAGTCCCGCCAAGGGCGTTTACCTTTTCACGAACTCCAATTCGAGTGCGGCGATCTCGGTTTCTCCGGAAGCGCTCGCGGAACAGATGCGACGCGGCGAGGCGCGCATCGTGGACGATGCTCCCCTCGTTGACCGGGCCGTGGACTCGATGCTCGCAAGCCTTCGCGAGGGCGCCGCCTAG
- the prmA gene encoding 50S ribosomal protein L11 methyltransferase — translation MAWRRLSVVVPGDQTGALADALEEAGAVAIELADADAGTADESAIFAEPGADVGVWPRCRLVALLPGDADARGVLDAALREAGCTPLDPPALDDLQDTDWVRETQRQFVPIRAGARLWIVPTWHEAPDAGAVNIVLDPGAAFGTGSHPTTRLVLAWLEREVRGGDTVLDYGCGSGILAIAAMKLGAARAVGVDIDPLALEAARYNASANAVALDVRPAHSALAIEADLTVANILANPLRMLAPLLASHTRPGGRIALSGILAAQSGEVLEAYAPFFDMATAGTQGDWVCLAGTRGRGA, via the coding sequence ATGGCCTGGCGCCGCCTGAGCGTGGTGGTCCCCGGCGACCAAACCGGCGCCCTCGCCGACGCGCTCGAAGAGGCCGGCGCCGTCGCCATCGAGCTGGCCGATGCGGATGCCGGCACCGCCGATGAAAGCGCGATCTTCGCCGAGCCGGGCGCCGATGTCGGCGTCTGGCCCCGCTGTCGCCTGGTGGCCCTCCTGCCCGGTGACGCAGATGCCCGAGGCGTGCTCGATGCGGCCCTGCGGGAAGCCGGTTGCACGCCGCTGGATCCGCCGGCCCTCGACGACCTCCAGGACACCGACTGGGTGCGCGAGACGCAGCGCCAGTTCGTGCCCATCCGCGCCGGCGCGCGCCTGTGGATCGTGCCCACCTGGCACGAAGCGCCCGACGCCGGCGCGGTGAACATCGTTCTCGACCCCGGCGCCGCCTTCGGCACCGGCAGCCATCCCACGACGCGCCTCGTCCTGGCCTGGCTCGAGCGCGAGGTGCGCGGCGGCGACACGGTGCTCGACTACGGATGCGGCTCGGGCATTCTCGCGATCGCGGCGATGAAGCTCGGGGCCGCGCGTGCGGTCGGCGTCGACATCGACCCGCTCGCCCTCGAGGCGGCTCGCTATAATGCCTCGGCCAACGCGGTCGCCCTCGACGTGCGTCCGGCCCACTCGGCCCTCGCGATCGAAGCAGACCTCACCGTCGCCAACATCCTCGCCAACCCGCTGCGCATGCTGGCTCCCCTTCTCGCCTCCCACACGCGCCCCGGCGGGCGCATCGCACTCTCCGGCATTCTCGCGGCGCAGTCCGGCGAGGTCCTGGAGGCCTACGCGCCCTTCTTCGACATGGCGACGGCGGGAACGCAGGGCGACTGGGTGTGCCTCGCGGGCACGCGCGGGCGCGGAGCTTAG